In Streptomyces sp. NBC_00569, a single genomic region encodes these proteins:
- the mltG gene encoding endolytic transglycosylase MltG has product MTEYGRGPGSEPWHPEDPLYGDQGWGQQAADGQPAYGGQGQYHPQQPQQHPQSHPQQPQQHPQSHQQQPQQHGGEWGTGQHDQYGHGQQQYGGGQQYGGQPQGGGWDTGQHGHVPYSADPVDPYGGQQQPVAYGGEQPDLYGTPDAYPPPEPPGRRGAAAEPETNWDPGPDQGEHAFFAGGGDDDGDDYDDPRDRGSRRGRGGKKPKKRRSGCACLVLTVIFVGGVGGVGYFGYQFYQNRFGSAPDYAGSGNGESVSVDIPKGAGGYVIGQRLKEAGVIKSVDAFVSAQEQNPRGKSIQDGGYTLEKEMSAASAVEMMLSPSSRNNLIIAEGRRNVWVYEQIDKRLGVAKGTTQKVAKKDYKKLGLPAWAMNEPNVKDPLEGFLYPSSYGVAKGGKPEAVLKQMVSRATETYEAYGVEKKAKSLGLDSPWQLITVASLAQAEGTSHDDFRKMAEVVYNRLKPGNEQTNGMLEFDSTYNYVKNQSKIDLSLTALRKYDNRYNTYYYKGLPPGPIGNPGEEALKGAVDPTSDGWYYFISMDGKTSEFTKTNEEHQKLVDKWNASRKN; this is encoded by the coding sequence ATGACTGAGTATGGCCGGGGCCCTGGCTCCGAACCGTGGCACCCCGAGGACCCGCTGTACGGGGACCAGGGGTGGGGGCAGCAGGCCGCCGACGGTCAGCCTGCCTACGGCGGCCAGGGGCAGTACCACCCGCAGCAGCCGCAGCAGCATCCCCAGTCCCACCCGCAGCAGCCGCAGCAGCATCCCCAGTCCCACCAGCAGCAGCCGCAGCAGCACGGCGGCGAGTGGGGCACCGGTCAGCACGACCAGTACGGCCACGGCCAGCAGCAGTACGGCGGCGGTCAGCAGTACGGCGGCCAGCCGCAGGGCGGCGGCTGGGACACCGGTCAGCACGGCCATGTCCCGTACAGCGCCGACCCCGTGGACCCGTACGGCGGTCAGCAGCAGCCTGTCGCGTACGGCGGTGAGCAGCCGGATCTCTACGGCACCCCCGACGCGTACCCGCCGCCGGAGCCGCCCGGGCGGCGCGGGGCCGCCGCGGAGCCGGAGACGAACTGGGACCCGGGCCCCGACCAGGGTGAGCACGCGTTCTTCGCCGGTGGCGGCGATGACGACGGCGACGACTACGACGACCCGCGCGACCGGGGCAGCCGCCGCGGCCGCGGCGGCAAGAAGCCGAAGAAGCGGCGCAGCGGATGCGCCTGCCTGGTCCTCACCGTGATCTTCGTCGGCGGTGTCGGCGGTGTCGGCTATTTCGGGTATCAGTTCTATCAGAACCGTTTTGGATCGGCGCCGGATTATGCGGGGTCCGGAAATGGCGAATCCGTTTCCGTGGACATTCCCAAGGGTGCGGGTGGCTATGTCATCGGCCAGCGTCTGAAGGAAGCGGGCGTCATCAAGAGCGTAGACGCCTTCGTTTCGGCGCAGGAGCAGAATCCGCGCGGCAAGTCCATTCAGGACGGCGGATACACGCTGGAGAAGGAAATGTCGGCCGCAAGCGCGGTCGAGATGATGCTCAGCCCGAGCAGCCGGAACAACCTGATCATCGCCGAGGGCCGCCGCAACGTGTGGGTCTACGAGCAGATCGACAAGCGGCTCGGCGTCGCCAAGGGGACCACGCAAAAGGTCGCGAAGAAGGACTACAAGAAGCTCGGACTGCCCGCCTGGGCCATGAACGAGCCGAATGTGAAGGACCCGCTGGAAGGGTTCCTCTACCCGTCCAGCTACGGCGTCGCCAAGGGCGGAAAGCCCGAGGCGGTCCTGAAGCAGATGGTGTCGCGGGCGACGGAGACGTACGAGGCCTACGGCGTCGAGAAGAAGGCCAAGAGCCTTGGCCTCGACAGTCCGTGGCAACTGATCACCGTGGCGAGCCTCGCGCAGGCCGAAGGCACCAGCCACGACGACTTCCGCAAGATGGCCGAGGTCGTCTACAACCGCCTCAAGCCCGGCAACGAGCAGACGAACGGCATGCTGGAGTTCGACTCGACGTACAACTACGTCAAGAACCAGAGCAAGATCGATCTGAGCCTCACCGCGCTGCGCAAGTACGACAACCGCTACAACACGTACTACTACAAGGGCCTGCCGCCCGGGCCGATCGGAAACCCGGGCGAGGAAGCTCTGAAGGGTGCCGTCGACCCGACCAGCGACGGCTGGTACTACTTCATCTCGATGGACGGCAAGACCAGCGAGTTCACCAAGACGAACGAGGAACACCAGAAGCTGGTCGACAAGTGGAACGCGTCGAGGAAGAACTGA
- a CDS encoding shikimate kinase, protein MGVGKSTVGELLAEWLGSPYRDTDADIVAAQGRPIADIFVDEGEPRFRELERQAVREAIAEHPGVLALGGGAILDESTRALLAPLPVVYLSMDVEEAVKRTGLNTARPLLAVNPRRQWRELMEARRHLYTEVARVVVPTDDRTPEEVADAVLDALELKKA, encoded by the coding sequence ATGGGCGTCGGCAAGTCCACGGTGGGGGAGCTGCTCGCCGAGTGGCTGGGCTCCCCCTACCGGGACACCGACGCCGACATCGTGGCCGCCCAGGGCCGCCCCATCGCGGACATCTTCGTGGACGAGGGCGAGCCCCGCTTCCGCGAACTCGAACGGCAGGCCGTGCGCGAAGCCATCGCCGAGCACCCGGGTGTGCTCGCGCTCGGCGGCGGAGCGATCCTCGACGAGTCGACGCGCGCGCTGCTGGCTCCGCTCCCTGTCGTCTATCTGTCGATGGACGTCGAGGAGGCGGTCAAGCGGACCGGCCTCAACACGGCCCGTCCGCTGCTCGCCGTCAATCCGCGCCGCCAGTGGCGCGAGCTGATGGAGGCCCGCCGCCACCTGTACACCGAAGTCGCCCGCGTCGTCGTACCCACCGACGACCGCACCCCCGAAGAGGTCGCCGACGCGGTCCTCGACGCCCTGGAGTTGAAGAAGGCATGA
- a CDS encoding ATP-binding protein, with translation MRRELRPADRPEGSTPPGNLPLELNRFVGRSAELAELTRALEAARLVTVTGAGGVGKSRFAARAAAPAAGHLGCDAVRRVDLAAVREPKLVEYALAAALELTDHTSRPQREVLLDHLGQRQLLLVIDGFEHLVDACASLVTELLGAAPDLRILAVGRRPLSVEGERIFPLAPLDTADAAELFADRAAALLPGFALDDGNRTDVVEVCERLDCLPLAVELAAGRLRALSPADLLGRLDDRFRLLTGGTRGALPRHQTLRTAIGWSHELCTAQERLLWARLSVFSGQFDLDAAEYICSGDGLHADAALDVLSELIAQSVVIREEADSVVRYRMLDTVRAYGAHWLEVSGDTTRMRRRHRDWYMGLATWGELDWFSPRQAQVATQIGAELPNLRAALEFCLTEPGETHLGQYLAGTLWFYWAGCGHLSEGRHWLERSVELDAEAEDGDYDYARSRLKALWVLGYVAILQGDTVPALAALQECRDEAERVGDATAIAYAVHRRGCLALVTDDLPRAEELLRTALAGYREIGELNSSVLMGQVELAMAVAFQGDLAAAVELCEDVRLVCEDHGERWTLAYALFVLAYAEWTKGDLVRARQLLRECLVIGDTFHDLLGTVLTIELMALVTVTEGDAGEAALLQGAAGRIWPSVGLPLFGSAHYNAPHERCASDARAILGDARFESFVAAGARLKPGEAVQRALGRDTASRPAVVPGPRTAHPAPETREPAASPTVQGGETTG, from the coding sequence ATGCGACGCGAACTGCGCCCTGCCGACAGGCCCGAGGGTTCCACCCCTCCCGGCAACCTCCCCCTCGAGCTCAACCGCTTCGTCGGTCGTTCCGCCGAACTCGCGGAGCTCACGCGGGCTCTTGAGGCGGCTCGCCTGGTCACCGTGACCGGTGCCGGCGGAGTCGGAAAGTCCCGCTTCGCCGCGAGAGCGGCCGCCCCGGCCGCGGGGCACCTGGGCTGTGACGCCGTCCGGCGGGTGGACCTCGCCGCCGTGCGCGAGCCGAAGCTGGTCGAGTACGCGCTCGCCGCTGCCCTCGAACTGACCGACCACACGAGCCGCCCGCAGCGCGAGGTCCTTCTCGACCATCTCGGGCAGCGCCAACTCCTGCTCGTCATCGACGGGTTCGAGCATCTCGTCGACGCGTGCGCCTCGCTCGTGACCGAACTGCTCGGCGCGGCGCCGGATCTGCGGATCCTCGCGGTGGGGCGCAGACCCCTGTCCGTGGAAGGGGAACGGATCTTCCCGCTGGCACCGCTCGACACCGCGGACGCGGCCGAGCTCTTCGCGGACCGGGCCGCCGCACTGCTGCCCGGCTTCGCCCTGGACGACGGGAACCGGACGGATGTCGTCGAGGTGTGCGAGCGGCTCGACTGTCTGCCGCTCGCGGTGGAACTGGCGGCGGGGCGGCTGCGGGCACTGTCACCGGCGGACCTGCTCGGCCGGCTCGACGACCGGTTCAGGCTGCTGACGGGCGGCACGCGCGGGGCGCTGCCGCGGCATCAGACGCTGCGGACGGCGATCGGCTGGAGCCATGAGTTGTGCACGGCGCAGGAGCGGCTGCTGTGGGCGCGACTGTCGGTCTTCTCCGGGCAGTTCGACCTGGACGCGGCGGAGTACATCTGCAGCGGGGACGGGCTGCACGCCGACGCGGCCCTCGATGTGCTCTCCGAGCTGATCGCGCAGTCCGTGGTGATCCGCGAGGAGGCGGACTCCGTGGTGCGCTACCGGATGCTCGACACGGTCAGGGCGTACGGCGCGCACTGGCTGGAGGTGTCGGGCGACACCACGCGCATGCGGCGCAGGCACCGCGACTGGTACATGGGTCTGGCCACGTGGGGCGAGCTGGACTGGTTCTCGCCGCGGCAGGCGCAGGTGGCGACGCAGATCGGGGCGGAGCTGCCGAATCTGCGGGCCGCGCTGGAGTTCTGCCTGACGGAGCCGGGCGAGACCCATCTGGGGCAGTACCTCGCGGGCACGCTGTGGTTCTACTGGGCCGGCTGTGGCCATCTGTCGGAGGGACGGCACTGGCTGGAGCGCAGCGTGGAGCTCGACGCGGAGGCCGAGGACGGCGACTACGACTATGCCCGGTCCCGTCTGAAGGCTCTATGGGTGCTCGGCTATGTGGCGATCCTCCAGGGCGACACGGTGCCCGCGCTGGCCGCGCTCCAGGAGTGCCGTGACGAGGCGGAACGAGTCGGCGACGCCACGGCGATCGCGTACGCGGTGCATCGCAGGGGCTGCCTGGCCCTGGTCACGGACGATCTGCCGCGCGCCGAGGAGCTTCTGCGGACGGCCCTCGCCGGGTACCGCGAGATCGGTGAGCTGAACAGCAGCGTGCTGATGGGCCAGGTCGAGCTGGCGATGGCCGTGGCGTTCCAGGGGGATCTGGCCGCGGCGGTCGAGCTGTGCGAGGACGTGCGGCTGGTCTGCGAGGACCACGGCGAGCGATGGACGCTGGCGTACGCGCTGTTCGTCCTGGCGTACGCGGAGTGGACCAAGGGCGATCTGGTGCGGGCGCGGCAGCTGCTGCGCGAGTGCCTCGTCATCGGGGACACGTTCCACGATCTGCTGGGCACGGTCCTGACGATCGAGCTGATGGCGCTCGTCACCGTGACGGAGGGGGACGCGGGCGAGGCGGCGCTGCTCCAGGGTGCGGCGGGCCGGATCTGGCCGTCCGTGGGACTGCCGCTGTTCGGCTCGGCGCACTACAACGCGCCGCACGAGCGGTGTGCCTCGGACGCCCGGGCCATCCTCGGCGACGCGCGGTTCGAGTCGTTCGTGGCGGCCGGGGCGCGCCTGAAGCCCGGGGAGGCTGTTCAGCGGGCACTCGGACGGGACACCGCGTCCCGACCGGCCGTGGTGCCGGGACCGCGTACCGCGCATCCGGCCCCGGAAACGCGCGAACCCGCCGCCTCTCCGACCGTGCAGGGCGGGGAGACGACGGGCTGA
- the aroC gene encoding chorismate synthase, whose translation MSRLRWLTAGESHGPALVATLEGLPAGVPITTEMVADHLARRRLGYGRGARMKFERDEVTFLGGVRHGLTMGSPVAVMVGNTEWPKWEQVMSADPVDPEILADLARNAPLTRPRPGHADLAGMQKYGFDEARPILERASARETAARVALGAVARSYLKETAGIEIVSHVTELASAKAPYGVYPTPADVDKLDADPVRCLDADASKAMVAEIDQAHKDGDTLGGVVEVLAYGVPVGLGSHVHWDRRLDARLAGALMGIQAIKGVEVGDGFELARVPGSKAHDEIVSTDEGIKRTSGRSGGTEGGLTTGELLRVRAAMKPIATVPRALATIDVATGEATKAHHQRSDVCAVPAAGIVAEAMVALVLADAVAEKFGGDSVPETRRNVRSYLDNLQIR comes from the coding sequence TTGAGCAGGTTGCGCTGGCTGACCGCGGGGGAGTCCCACGGACCCGCACTTGTCGCGACGCTGGAGGGACTTCCCGCCGGCGTGCCGATCACCACGGAGATGGTGGCGGACCACCTGGCCCGGCGGCGGCTCGGCTATGGACGCGGCGCGCGGATGAAGTTCGAGCGCGACGAGGTGACCTTCCTCGGCGGCGTGCGCCACGGACTCACCATGGGCTCGCCGGTCGCGGTCATGGTGGGCAACACCGAGTGGCCCAAGTGGGAGCAGGTCATGTCGGCTGACCCGGTCGACCCCGAGATCCTCGCCGATCTGGCGCGCAACGCGCCGCTGACCCGGCCCCGCCCCGGTCACGCCGACCTCGCCGGTATGCAGAAGTACGGCTTCGACGAGGCCCGCCCGATCCTGGAGCGCGCCTCCGCCCGTGAGACGGCGGCCCGCGTCGCGCTCGGCGCCGTCGCCCGCTCCTACCTCAAGGAGACGGCCGGCATCGAGATCGTCAGCCACGTCACCGAGCTGGCGAGCGCCAAGGCGCCCTACGGCGTCTACCCGACCCCGGCCGACGTCGACAAGCTCGACGCCGACCCGGTGCGCTGCCTGGACGCGGACGCGTCGAAGGCGATGGTCGCGGAGATCGACCAGGCCCACAAGGACGGTGACACCCTCGGCGGCGTCGTCGAGGTCCTCGCCTACGGCGTGCCGGTGGGCCTCGGCTCGCACGTGCACTGGGACCGGCGTCTCGACGCCCGGCTCGCGGGGGCCCTCATGGGTATCCAGGCCATCAAGGGTGTCGAGGTCGGCGACGGTTTCGAGCTCGCGCGCGTGCCCGGCTCCAAGGCGCACGACGAGATCGTGAGCACGGACGAGGGCATCAAGCGCACGTCGGGCCGCTCCGGCGGCACCGAGGGCGGCCTCACTACCGGTGAACTGCTGCGCGTGCGCGCCGCGATGAAGCCCATCGCGACTGTTCCGCGCGCGCTCGCCACCATCGACGTGGCGACCGGCGAGGCCACCAAGGCTCACCACCAGCGCTCCGATGTGTGCGCGGTCCCGGCCGCCGGCATCGTCGCCGAGGCCATGGTCGCGCTCGTGCTCGCCGACGCCGTCGCGGAGAAGTTCGGCGGCGACAGCGTCCCCGAGACCCGGCGCAACGTGCGGTCGTACCTCGACAACCTCCAGATCCGGTGA
- a CDS encoding DUF6167 family protein, with protein MFRRTFWFTAGAAAGVWATTKVNRKLKKLTPESLAAQAANKAIEAGHRLKDFALDVRDGMAEREAELDDALGLNAPVDAELPAQRRFAVIENHVKNNHVKNNPKYLENTTYSYNRNEDH; from the coding sequence ATGTTCCGCCGTACGTTCTGGTTCACCGCGGGCGCAGCCGCCGGCGTATGGGCCACCACCAAGGTCAACCGCAAGCTGAAGAAGCTGACGCCGGAGAGCCTCGCCGCGCAGGCCGCGAACAAGGCGATCGAGGCGGGCCACCGCCTCAAGGACTTCGCCCTCGACGTCCGCGACGGTATGGCCGAGCGCGAGGCCGAACTCGACGACGCGCTGGGCCTCAACGCCCCGGTGGACGCCGAACTCCCCGCGCAGCGCCGCTTCGCCGTCATCGAGAACCACGTGAAGAACAACCACGTGAAGAACAACCCCAAGTACCTCGAGAACACGACGTACTCGTACAACCGGAATGAGGACCACTGA
- the alaS gene encoding alanine--tRNA ligase: protein MESAEIRRRWLSFFEERGHKVVPSASLIADDPTLLLVPAGMVPFKPYFLGEVKPPAPRATSVQKCVRTPDIEEVGKTTRHGTFFQMCGNFSFGDYFKEGAIKYAWELLTSSVADGGYGLDPEKLWITVYLDDDEAERIWHEVVGVPKERIQRLGKKDNFWSMGVPGPCGPCSEINYDRGPEFGVEGGPAVNDERYVEIWNLVFMQYERGVGIGKEDFEILGDLPSQNIDTGLGLERLAMILQGVQNMYETDTLRVVMDKATELTGVQYGDKHDTDVSMRVVADHMRTSVMLIGDGVTPGNEGRGYVLRRIMRRAIRNMRLMGATGPVVKDLVDVVIDTMGQQYPELITDRKRIETVALAEEAAFLKALKGGTNILDTAVTETKAAGGSVLAGDKAFLLHDTWGFPIDLTLEMAAEQGLSVDEDGFRRLMKEQRERAKADAQAKKTGHANVGAYREIADAAGATDFIGYTSTEGESTIVGLLVNGVSSPAASEGDEVEVVLDRTPFYAEGGGQIGDTGRIRLDNGAVIEIRDCQKPVPGVYVHKGVVQVGEVTVGAPAQAVIDVARRRSIARAHSATHLTHQALRDALGPTAAQAGSENQPGRFRFDFGSPSAVPTAVMTDVEQKINEVLSRELDVQAEVMSIDDAKKQGAIAEFGEKYGERVRVVTIGDFSKELCGGTHVHNTAQLGLVKLLGESSIGSGVRRIEALVGVDAYNFLAREHTVVAQLQELVKGRSEELPEKISAMLGKLKDAEKEIEKFRAEKVLQAAAGLAAGATDVRGVALVTGQVPDGTGADDLRKLVLDVRGRIQGGRPAVVALFTTVNGKPLTVIATNEAARERGLKAGDLVRTAAKTLGGGGGGKPDVAQGGGQNPAAIGDAVASVERLVAETA from the coding sequence ATGGAGTCGGCTGAAATTCGCCGCCGCTGGCTGAGCTTCTTCGAGGAGCGTGGCCACAAGGTCGTGCCCTCGGCGTCGCTCATCGCGGACGACCCGACTCTGCTGCTCGTCCCCGCCGGCATGGTCCCGTTCAAGCCGTACTTCCTCGGCGAGGTCAAGCCGCCCGCCCCGCGCGCCACATCGGTGCAGAAGTGCGTGCGCACGCCGGACATCGAAGAGGTCGGCAAGACCACGCGTCACGGCACGTTCTTCCAGATGTGCGGCAACTTCTCGTTCGGCGACTACTTCAAGGAAGGCGCCATCAAGTACGCCTGGGAGCTGCTCACCAGCTCCGTGGCGGACGGTGGTTACGGCCTCGACCCGGAGAAGCTCTGGATCACGGTCTACCTCGACGACGACGAGGCCGAGCGCATCTGGCACGAGGTCGTCGGCGTGCCCAAGGAGCGCATCCAGCGCCTGGGCAAGAAGGACAACTTCTGGTCCATGGGCGTCCCCGGCCCCTGCGGCCCCTGTTCCGAGATCAACTACGACCGCGGCCCCGAGTTCGGCGTCGAGGGCGGCCCGGCCGTCAACGACGAGCGGTACGTGGAGATCTGGAACCTGGTCTTCATGCAGTACGAGCGCGGCGTCGGCATCGGCAAGGAGGACTTCGAGATCCTCGGCGACCTGCCGTCGCAGAACATCGACACGGGTCTCGGCCTCGAGCGTCTCGCCATGATCCTTCAGGGCGTACAGAACATGTACGAGACCGACACCCTGCGGGTCGTCATGGACAAGGCCACCGAACTCACCGGTGTCCAGTACGGCGACAAGCACGACACCGACGTCTCGATGCGTGTGGTCGCCGACCACATGCGCACCTCCGTGATGCTCATCGGTGACGGAGTCACCCCCGGCAACGAGGGGCGTGGCTACGTCCTGCGCCGCATCATGCGCCGCGCCATCCGCAACATGCGTCTCATGGGCGCCACCGGTCCGGTCGTCAAGGACCTCGTCGACGTCGTGATCGACACGATGGGCCAGCAGTACCCGGAGCTCATCACCGACCGCAAGCGCATCGAGACCGTCGCCCTCGCCGAAGAGGCCGCCTTCCTCAAGGCCCTCAAGGGCGGCACGAACATCCTCGACACCGCTGTCACCGAGACCAAGGCCGCGGGCGGCTCGGTCCTGGCCGGCGACAAGGCGTTCCTGCTCCACGACACGTGGGGCTTCCCGATCGACCTCACCCTGGAGATGGCCGCCGAGCAGGGCCTGTCCGTGGACGAGGACGGCTTCCGGCGCCTGATGAAGGAGCAGCGGGAGCGCGCCAAGGCCGACGCCCAGGCCAAGAAGACCGGCCACGCCAACGTCGGCGCCTACCGCGAGATCGCGGACGCCGCCGGTGCCACGGACTTCATCGGCTACACGTCGACCGAGGGCGAGTCCACGATCGTCGGCCTGCTGGTCAACGGCGTCTCCTCCCCGGCCGCCTCCGAGGGCGACGAGGTCGAGGTCGTCCTCGACCGCACCCCCTTCTACGCCGAGGGCGGCGGCCAGATCGGCGACACCGGCCGCATCAGGCTGGACAACGGCGCGGTCATCGAGATCCGCGACTGCCAGAAGCCCGTCCCGGGCGTCTACGTCCACAAGGGCGTCGTCCAGGTCGGCGAGGTCACCGTCGGCGCCCCGGCCCAGGCCGTCATCGACGTGGCACGCCGCCGCTCCATCGCCCGTGCCCACTCCGCCACGCACCTCACGCACCAGGCGCTGCGCGACGCCCTCGGCCCGACGGCCGCCCAGGCCGGTTCGGAGAACCAGCCCGGCCGCTTCCGCTTCGACTTCGGTTCGCCGTCCGCCGTGCCCACGGCCGTGATGACGGACGTCGAGCAGAAGATCAACGAGGTCCTCTCGCGTGAACTCGACGTGCAGGCCGAGGTCATGTCGATCGACGACGCCAAGAAGCAGGGCGCCATCGCCGAGTTCGGTGAGAAGTACGGAGAGCGCGTCCGCGTCGTCACCATCGGCGACTTCTCCAAGGAGCTGTGCGGTGGCACGCACGTGCACAACACCGCCCAGCTGGGCCTGGTGAAGCTGCTCGGCGAGTCCTCCATCGGCTCGGGCGTGCGTCGTATCGAGGCCCTGGTCGGCGTCGACGCGTACAACTTCCTCGCCCGCGAGCACACGGTCGTCGCCCAGCTCCAGGAGCTGGTCAAGGGCCGCTCCGAGGAGCTGCCGGAGAAGATCTCGGCGATGCTCGGCAAGCTGAAGGACGCCGAGAAGGAGATCGAGAAGTTCCGCGCGGAGAAGGTCCTCCAGGCCGCCGCCGGTCTTGCCGCGGGCGCCACCGACGTGCGCGGGGTCGCCCTGGTCACCGGTCAGGTCCCGGACGGCACCGGCGCCGACGACCTGCGCAAGCTGGTCCTCGACGTGCGGGGCCGCATCCAGGGCGGACGCCCCGCCGTGGTGGCCCTGTTCACGACGGTCAACGGCAAGCCGCTGACGGTCATCGCCACGAACGAGGCCGCTCGTGAGCGCGGTCTGAAGGCCGGTGACCTGGTCCGCACGGCCGCCAAGACCCTCGGCGGCGGCGGTGGCGGCAAGCCGGACGTCGCCCAGGGCGGCGGCCAGAACCCGGCCGCCATCGGTGACGCCGTGGCCTCCGTCGAGCGACTCGTCGCGGAAACCGCCTGA
- a CDS encoding DUF948 domain-containing protein, which yields MSGGEVAGILVAVFWAILVSFLAVALARLAQTLRATTKLVADVTEQAVPLLADASAAVRSAQTQIDRVDAIASDVQEVTSNASALSSTVASTFGGPLVKVAAFGYGVRRAIGRKSTGASAADAPAKPSRRTVIVGRTVPSARRSKQATRNNRNKRD from the coding sequence GTGTCCGGTGGAGAGGTGGCCGGGATCCTGGTGGCCGTCTTCTGGGCGATCCTGGTCTCCTTCCTCGCGGTGGCTCTGGCGAGGCTGGCCCAGACGCTCAGGGCGACCACCAAGCTCGTGGCGGATGTGACCGAGCAGGCGGTCCCGCTGCTTGCCGACGCCTCCGCGGCCGTGCGTTCCGCACAGACGCAGATCGACCGGGTCGACGCCATCGCGTCGGACGTCCAGGAAGTCACGTCGAACGCGTCGGCGCTGTCCTCCACCGTCGCCTCCACCTTCGGTGGCCCGCTCGTCAAGGTGGCCGCCTTCGGCTACGGCGTGCGCCGCGCGATCGGTCGCAAGTCCACGGGTGCCTCCGCAGCCGACGCGCCCGCCAAGCCGTCCCGCCGCACCGTGATCGTGGGCCGCACCGTCCCGTCGGCGCGGCGCAGCAAGCAGGCCACGCGCAACAACCGGAATAAGAGGGACTGA
- the ruvX gene encoding Holliday junction resolvase RuvX — MRRGRRLAIDVGDARIGVASCDPDGILATPVETVPGRDVPAAHRRLRQLVEEYEPIEVVVGLPRSLKGGEGPAAVKVRAFAQELAGGIAPVGVRLVDERMTTVTASQGLRASGVKSKKGRSVIDQAAAVVILQQALESERASGKAPGEGVEVGI, encoded by the coding sequence ATGAGACGCGGCCGACGGCTCGCGATCGACGTCGGGGACGCCCGGATCGGGGTCGCCTCGTGCGACCCCGACGGGATCCTCGCCACCCCGGTGGAGACCGTGCCGGGACGCGATGTCCCGGCCGCTCACCGGCGGTTGCGGCAGCTCGTCGAGGAGTACGAGCCGATCGAGGTCGTCGTCGGACTCCCTCGCTCCCTCAAGGGGGGCGAGGGGCCGGCCGCGGTCAAGGTCCGCGCGTTCGCCCAGGAGCTGGCCGGCGGGATCGCCCCCGTCGGCGTGCGGCTCGTGGACGAGAGGATGACCACAGTGACGGCGAGCCAGGGGCTGCGCGCCTCGGGCGTGAAGTCCAAAAAGGGCCGGTCTGTCATCGACCAGGCGGCCGCGGTCGTCATTCTCCAGCAGGCACTGGAGTCCGAACGGGCGTCAGGTAAAGCTCCGGGCGAGGGCGTCGAAGTGGGCATCTGA
- a CDS encoding shikimate dehydrogenase, translated as MPSIRRAAVLGSPIAHSLSPVLHRAAYEELGLEDWSYDRFEVDEVALPDFLAGLGPEWAGLSLTMPLKRAVIPLLDTISDTAASVEAVNTVVLTEDGHKVGDNTDIPGMVAALAERGIDKAESAAILGAGATASSALAALSRICTGEIVAYVRSDARAAEMREWGERLDVDVKIGKWSDAARALTAPLVVATTPAGTTDALAADIPERPGTLFDVLYDPWPTQLAARWSGYGGAVVSGLDLLVHQAVLQVQQMTGRAPAPLGAMRRAGERALAG; from the coding sequence ATGCCGTCAATCAGAAGGGCGGCCGTGCTCGGGTCGCCCATCGCCCACTCCCTTTCCCCGGTGCTGCACCGTGCCGCCTACGAGGAACTGGGCCTGGAGGACTGGTCCTACGACCGCTTCGAGGTCGACGAGGTGGCTCTGCCCGACTTCCTCGCCGGGCTCGGGCCCGAGTGGGCGGGCCTCTCGCTGACCATGCCGCTGAAGCGCGCCGTGATCCCGCTGCTCGACACGATCAGCGACACGGCCGCCTCCGTCGAGGCCGTCAACACCGTCGTCCTCACCGAGGACGGGCACAAGGTCGGCGACAACACCGACATCCCCGGCATGGTCGCCGCCCTCGCCGAGCGCGGCATCGACAAGGCCGAGTCCGCCGCGATCCTGGGCGCGGGCGCCACCGCCTCCTCCGCGCTCGCCGCCCTGTCGCGGATCTGCACCGGCGAGATCGTCGCGTACGTACGCAGTGACGCCCGCGCCGCCGAGATGCGCGAGTGGGGCGAGCGGCTCGACGTGGACGTGAAGATCGGGAAGTGGTCGGACGCGGCGCGTGCCCTCACCGCGCCGCTGGTCGTCGCCACGACGCCCGCCGGCACCACGGACGCCCTCGCCGCCGACATCCCCGAGCGGCCCGGCACCCTCTTCGACGTCCTCTACGACCCCTGGCCGACACAGCTCGCGGCCCGCTGGTCCGGGTACGGCGGAGCGGTCGTCAGCGGGCTCGACCTGCTGGTGCACCAGGCCGTCCTCCAGGTCCAGCAGATGACGGGGCGCGCCCCGGCGCCGCTCGGTGCGATGCGCCGGGCGGGGGAGCGGGCACTCGCCGGCTGA